CAGGTGCGCTACCTGGAGGTCGACGCGCAGGGCGTGGTCTTCAACTCCTGGTACCTCGCCTGGTTCGACGACGCGATGACCGCGTTCCTGCTGCACCGCGGCCTCCCCTACGCCGACATGCTGGCCTCGGGCCACGACGTGCAGCTGGTGCGGTCGGAGATCGACTGGCGCACCGGCGTCGGGTTCCAGGACGAGGTGGCGATCGCGGTGTCCACCGCCCGCATCGGCCGCACCTCCTTCGCACTGGACTTCGAGGTCCGCCGCGGCGACGAGGTCACCTGCGCGGGCCGCACGGTCTACGTCGTGATCGCCACCGACGGGTCGGGCAAGCGCGCGATCCCGCCGCTGATCGCCGACGCGCTCGGCGAACCGGCACCGCTGCTCGCCCCGTGAGCCCCGCCCCGGTCCAGGCCCTGCTCGTCGTCGACGTGCAGGCCGCGACGGCCGCCGACGAGGAGCTCACCGCGGTGCGCCGCCTGCTCGGCGCGGCCCGGCGCACCGGGGCGCTCGTGGTGCACCTGCGCCACGACGGCCCGGCCGGGGCACCGGACGAGGTCGGCACACCGGGCTGGCGGCTGCACCTGCCGGTCGGCGGCGGCGAGCCGGTGCTGGGCCGGGCGGGCGACGACGGCTTCGCGGGCACCGACCTGGGTGCGCTGCTCGACGCGCGCGGGGTCCGTCGGACGGCCGTGTGCGGGATCTCCCCGGCCGCGACGATCCGGGCCGCCCTCGACCGCGGTCTCGACGTCGTGGTCGCCGACGACGCCCACGCGGTGCCCGGGGCGGAGGTCGCCGACGCGACGGAGGTCGTCTTCACCCGTACCGGTGTGTGAGACGTCTCAATTCGGGTCACGCAGCCGGGCCGGGCGCAGGCACACTGCCCCCAGTCCGCACCGCTGCCGACCTCAGGAGGTCCCGATGTTCGCCGTACCCGACGGTCCGCTGACCCGCGAGGTCTGGATGCGGTACGCGCTGGTGCGGATCCAGGAGCTCGTCGACAAGCCACGGGCCGACATGACCGACACCGAGCTGGCCATCTACACCTTCGCCACCGCGGCGCTGTCCGGCGGCCAGCCGATCGTGCCGCTCGGGTCGCCGGGGCTGCGCGCCGTGGAA
This sequence is a window from Pseudonocardia petroleophila. Protein-coding genes within it:
- a CDS encoding isochorismatase family protein, with the protein product MSPAPVQALLVVDVQAATAADEELTAVRRLLGAARRTGALVVHLRHDGPAGAPDEVGTPGWRLHLPVGGGEPVLGRAGDDGFAGTDLGALLDARGVRRTAVCGISPAATIRAALDRGLDVVVADDAHAVPGAEVADATEVVFTRTGV
- a CDS encoding acyl-CoA thioesterase, with translation MTFTHPHQVRYLEVDAQGVVFNSWYLAWFDDAMTAFLLHRGLPYADMLASGHDVQLVRSEIDWRTGVGFQDEVAIAVSTARIGRTSFALDFEVRRGDEVTCAGRTVYVVIATDGSGKRAIPPLIADALGEPAPLLAP